A genome region from Cervus canadensis isolate Bull #8, Minnesota chromosome 10, ASM1932006v1, whole genome shotgun sequence includes the following:
- the LOC122447890 gene encoding ankyrin repeat domain-containing protein 26-like, translated as MELRIKELASEVFKMETYEADLEKYKKLYLEELKVRKSLEKKLDETNWRLAEMSTELEVEKQRNRSLLSTLTTRPVLEPPSQKKFP; from the exons ATGGAACTCAGAATTAAAGAGTTGGCATCTGAAGTCTTCAAGATGGAAACTTATGAAGcagatttggaaaaatataagaaactctACCTCGAAGAACTAAAAGTTaggaagtcattggaaaagaagcTAGACGA GACTAATTGGAGGCTGGCAGAGATGAGCACCGAACTTGAGGTGGAGAAACAGCGGAACAGATCTTTACTGAGCACTCTCACCACGAGGCCAGTCCTGGAGCCGCCCTCGCAGAAGAAATTTCCATAA